One Anser cygnoides isolate HZ-2024a breed goose chromosome 4, Taihu_goose_T2T_genome, whole genome shotgun sequence genomic region harbors:
- the SRD5A3 gene encoding polyprenol reductase, with amino-acid sequence MPAGLGAAWALLAAAFLAALLLHRAQAGRPGGGGTASGLFQDLIRYGKTKSGGGQRPAWLRRFQVPKRWFTHFYVVSVLWNGFLLIKLFQAKFLGAVLPPWIQRLHSAFGRDLQNQNTGNEHFSALLVLLLLWLHSFRRLAECLCTSVFSNGVIHIVQYCFGLGYYIVLGTTVLWQVPINVRHGKESSVQICWYHVLGIVVYVWASLHQHRCLVILANLRKSKSGKVVSLSHSIPFGDWFERVSCPHYFAELLIYVSMAITLGLDNVTWWFVVTYVLFNQALAAVLCHEFYQKKFTSYPKHRKAFVPFVF; translated from the exons atgccggcggggctgggcgccGCCTGGGCGCTGCTGGCCGCCGCCTTCCTGGcggcgctgctgctgcaccgGGCCCAGGCGGGGCGgcctggcggcggcggcaccgccTCGGGCCTCTTCCAGGACCTCATCCGCTACGGGAAGACCAAgagcggcggcgggcagcgcccCGCCTGGCTGCGCCGCTTCCAGGTGCCCAAGAG GTGGTTTACTCACTTTTATGTAGTTTCTGTACTCTGGAATGGCTTTTTGCTGATCAAACTTTTCCAAGCTAAGTTCCTTGGAGCAGTACTCCCACCATGGATTCAGCGCTTGCACAGTGCTTTTGGCAGAGATTTGCAGAACCAGAACACAGGCAA CGAACACTTCTCTGCACTCTTGGTTCTCCTGCTCCTTTGGCTGCATAGCTTTCGAAGACTTGCAGAGTGCCTCTGTACCAGCGTATTTTCCAATGGCGTCATTCATATCGTGCAGTATTGCTTTGGACTTGGTTACTACATTGTTCTTGGCACAACTGTGCTATGGCAAGTGCCTATTAATGTCAGGCATG gaaaagaaagttcCGTGCAGATCTGCTGGTATCACGTCTTAGGAATTGTGGTGTATGTTTGGGCCTCTCTTCACCAGCACAGATGTCTTGTGATTCTAGCTAATCTTAGAAAAAGTAAATCAG GAAAGGTCGTAAGTCTGAGCCACAGTATACCTTTTGGAGACTGGTTCGAAAGAGTTTCTTGCCCTCATTATTTTGCAGAACTCCTCATATATGTGTCTATGGCCATCACACTTGGACTTGACAATGTGACCTGGTGGTTTGTAGTCACATACGTTCTTTTCAACCAGGCGCTGGCTGCTGTTTTGTGTCACGAGTTCTACCAGAAAAAATTCACCTCCTACCCAAAGCATCGGAAAGCATTTGtgccatttgttttttaa